From Toxorhynchites rutilus septentrionalis strain SRP chromosome 2, ASM2978413v1, whole genome shotgun sequence, a single genomic window includes:
- the LOC129770419 gene encoding uncharacterized protein LOC129770419 isoform X2 translates to MTQRWNSEQNEHFVELYKEQTILWNCMDPNYKNRDLRKASLEYIRSEVGLSDTKEVTKKIKNLRSTYNQEKLKIEKSKRSGCGTDEIYKPSVQWFDAMDYIMNIIHLKEKQTISNLEPFHASTSGSDFAEEITIIDEEYLDATDENNADEILPKKPSNRRSKKKLSTEQSTIQAAVNELKELNNNLTVSASSMGEPEDECEAIGRHVIMQLRQYRKNALCVSRMQYTYSDHEYTETSQATVGFPPRSP, encoded by the exons atgacgcaaagaTGGAATTCGGAACAAAATGAACACTTTGTGGAATTATATAAAGAACAAACCATTTTGTGGAACTGTATGGATCCCAATTATAAAAACAGAGATTTGCGTAAAGCCTCGCTTGAATACATTCGTTCAGAAGTGGGGTTATCGGATACGAAAgaagttacaaaaaaaataaaaaatttacgtTCTACATACAACCAggagaaattaaaaattgagaaaagcaAACGAAGCGGATGTGGTACTGATGAGATATATAAACCTTCCGTCCAATGGTTCGATGCCATGGATTACATCATGAATATTATTCATCTGaaggaaaaacaaacaataagtaaTCTA gaACCATTTCATGCATCAACATCTGGGAGCGATTTTGCTGAAGAAATTACAATAATCGATGAGGAGTACCTCGATGCTACTGATGAAAACAACGCTGATGAAATCCTACCAAAGAAGCCATCGAACAGAAGATCGAAGAAGAAATTGTCAACTGAGCAGTCTACAATACAAGCGGCCGTGAATGAACTGAAGGAACTGAATAATAATTTAACAGTGTCTGCCTCGAGTATGGGAGAACCAGAAGATGAATGTGAGGCAATTGGAAGACATGTTATAATGCAGCTCAGACA ATACCGTAAGAATGCCCTCTGCGTCAGTAGAATGCAATACACATATTCTGATCACGAATATACTGAAACATCACAGGCGACTGTAGGTTTTCCACCAAGATCACCCTAA
- the LOC129770419 gene encoding uncharacterized protein LOC129770419 isoform X1: MTQRWNSEQNEHFVELYKEQTILWNCMDPNYKNRDLRKASLEYIRSEVGLSDTKEVTKKIKNLRSTYNQEKLKIEKSKRSGCGTDEIYKPSVQWFDAMDYIMNIIHLKEKQTISNLEPFHASTSGSDFAEEITIIDEEYLDATDENNADEILPKKPSNRRSKKKLSTEQSTIQAAVNELKELNNNLTVSASSMGEPEDECEAIGRHVIMQLRQLSPIDRIDATDEIHAILSRYRKNALCVSRMQYTYSDHEYTETSQATVGFPPRSP; encoded by the exons atgacgcaaagaTGGAATTCGGAACAAAATGAACACTTTGTGGAATTATATAAAGAACAAACCATTTTGTGGAACTGTATGGATCCCAATTATAAAAACAGAGATTTGCGTAAAGCCTCGCTTGAATACATTCGTTCAGAAGTGGGGTTATCGGATACGAAAgaagttacaaaaaaaataaaaaatttacgtTCTACATACAACCAggagaaattaaaaattgagaaaagcaAACGAAGCGGATGTGGTACTGATGAGATATATAAACCTTCCGTCCAATGGTTCGATGCCATGGATTACATCATGAATATTATTCATCTGaaggaaaaacaaacaataagtaaTCTA gaACCATTTCATGCATCAACATCTGGGAGCGATTTTGCTGAAGAAATTACAATAATCGATGAGGAGTACCTCGATGCTACTGATGAAAACAACGCTGATGAAATCCTACCAAAGAAGCCATCGAACAGAAGATCGAAGAAGAAATTGTCAACTGAGCAGTCTACAATACAAGCGGCCGTGAATGAACTGAAGGAACTGAATAATAATTTAACAGTGTCTGCCTCGAGTATGGGAGAACCAGAAGATGAATGTGAGGCAATTGGAAGACATGTTATAATGCAGCTCAGACAGTTATCCCCAATTGATAGAATTGATGCGACAGatgaaatacatgcaattctttCTAGATACCGTAAGAATGCCCTCTGCGTCAGTAGAATGCAATACACATATTCTGATCACGAATATACTGAAACATCACAGGCGACTGTAGGTTTTCCACCAAGATCACCCTAA